From a single Mus musculus strain C57BL/6J chromosome 12, GRCm38.p6 C57BL/6J genomic region:
- the Sstr1 gene encoding somatostatin receptor type 1 isoform X1, whose amino-acid sequence MFPNGTASSPSSSPSPSPGSCGEGACSRGPGSGAADGMEEPGRNASQNGTLSEGQGSAILISFIYSVVCLVGLCGNSMVIYVILRYAKMKTATNIYILNLAIADELLMLSVPFLVTSTLLRHWPFGALLCRLVLSVDAVNMFTSIYCLTVLSVDRYVAVVHPIKAARYRRPTVAKVVNLGVWVLSLLVILPIVVFSRTAANSDGTVACNMLMPEPAQRWLVGFVLYTFLMGFLLPVGAICLCYVLIIAKMRMVALKAGWQQRKRSERKITLMVMMVVMVFVICWMPFYVVQLVNVFAEQDDATVSQLSVILGYANSCANPILYGFLSDNFKRSFQRILCLSWMDNAAEEPVDYYATALKSRAYSVEDFQPENLESGGVFRNGTCASRISTL is encoded by the coding sequence ATGTTCCCCAATGGCAccgcctcctctccctcctcttctccaagCCCCAGCCCAGGCAGCTGCGGGGAAGGAGCCTGCAGCAGGGGTCCGGGGTCCGGCGCTGCGGACGGCATGGAAGAGCCTGGACGAAACGCTTCCCAGAATGGGACCTTAAGCGAGGGACAGGGTAGCGCCATTCTCATCTCTTTCATCTACTCCGTGGTATGCTTGGTGGGACTGTGTGGGAACTCTATGGTCATCTATGTGATCCTGCGCTACGCCAAGATGAAGACCGCTACCAACATCTACATTCTAAACCTGGCTATTGCTGATGAGCTGCTCATGCTCAGCGTGCCCTTTCTGGTCACTTCCACGCTGTTGCGCCACTGGCCCTTCGGCGCGCTACTTTGCCGCCTGGTGCTCAGCGTGGATGCGGTCAACATgttcaccagcatctactgtctgACTGTGCTTAGTGTGGACCGCTATGTGGCTGTGGTGCACCCGATCAAGGCAGCGCGCTACCGTCGGCCCACTGTGGCCAAAGTAGTGAACCTGGGCGTGTGGGTCCTGTCATTACTGGTTATCTTGCCCATCGTGGTCTTCTCACGCACCGCAGCCAACAGCGATGGCACGGTAGCCTGCAACATGCTCATGCCCGAGCCCGCCCAGCGCTGGTTGGTGGGCTTCGTCTTATACACATTTCTCATGGGCTTCCTGCTGCCTGTCGGGGCCATTTGCCTGTGTTATGTGCTCATCATTGCCAAGATGCGCATGGTGGCCCTCAAGGCTGGCTGGCAGCAGCGCAAGCGCTCAGAGCGCAAGATCACTctaatggtgatgatggtggtgatggttttTGTCATCTGCTGGATGCCTTTCTACGTGGTACAGCTGGTCAACGTGTTCGCCGAGCAAGACGACGCCACCGTGAGCCAGTTGTCTGTCATCCTGGGCTATGCCAACAGCTGTGCCAACCCCATCCTCTACGGCTTCCTGTCGGACAACTTCAAGCGCTCTTTCCAGCGCATCCTGTGCCTCAGCTGGATGGATAACGCTGCGGAGGAACCAGTCGACTACTATGCCACTGCCCTGAAGAGTCGAGCCTACAGCGTGGAGGACTTCCAGCCCGAGAATCTGGAGTCTGGAGGCGTTTTCCGTAATGGCACCTGCGCTTCCAGGATCAGCACGCTTTGA